Proteins encoded together in one Diabrotica undecimpunctata isolate CICGRU chromosome 3, icDiaUnde3, whole genome shotgun sequence window:
- the LOC140436028 gene encoding uncharacterized protein, translated as MASSAFGAEPLGLCRRWSVKDKKYIEINRLAVIKHYNESMGGVSLLDRIVSKYPMSSKTDKWIIRCIYALIDFCAAVSWLQYKKDCLAAETSKKHIQDYLSFKFSLARSLLYSKNRSEPTSDEIDEEHENVTKKRRRTAPIPDKRLRSKEAKHLPEFVNESQKSRSKCRYPGCHNLMFVKCARCKVFLCCSVNRNCLTKFHQ; from the coding sequence ATGGCTTCATCAGCATTTGGAGCTGAACCCTTGGGATTGTGTAGGCGCTGGTCggtaaaagataaaaaatacatAGAAATAAATCGTCTAGCAGTGATTAAGCATTACAATGAAAGCATGGGTGGAGTATCTTTGCTGGATAGGATTGTGTCAAAGTACCCTATGAGCAGTAAAACAGATAAATGGATAATACGATGTATTTACGCCTTGATTGATTTTTGTGCTGCAGTTAGTTGGCTACAATACAAGAAAGATTGTTTAGCTGCAGAAACTTCCaaaaaacatattcaagattACCTGTCATTTAAGTTTTCGCTTGCTAGGTCGCTCTTGTACTCCAAGAACAGAAGTGAACCCACATCCGACGAAATTGACGAAGAACATGAAAATGTAaccaaaaaaagaagaaggaCTGCACCAATCCCTGATAAACGCTTACGGTCAAAGGAAGCTAAACACCTCCCAGAATTCGTTAATGAAAGCCAAAAATCAAGATCAAAATGCAGGTATCCTGGATGCCACAACCTGATGTTTGTCAAATGTGCCCGGTGCAAGGTTTTTTTATGTTGTAGTGTCAATAGAAATTGTTTAACTaaatttcatcaataa